In Papaver somniferum cultivar HN1 chromosome 9, ASM357369v1, whole genome shotgun sequence, the genomic stretch tttctagcgccaaaatgtagttgcgaaAAATCCCACAATTACACCTGTTGtaatgataataacacaaagcTTAAGTCACATGTATCaactcaaacattaatgatattattcacCACTTTCGCACTACAATGATCTTCACAAACTCTTTGGATTGAACGTATAGAGGACTTACAATGATTTTGAGATGAACTTACATACAACAATGGAAAAATACAAGATGAATGTTAAGCTCTTAAGATATTCTCTTGATTCTCTAGGTGGTTTTCTTAGCTCTCCTCTCTTCACTTATCTCTCTCTCGCTATCATTTTGAACCCTTATATAGGCAAATATATCAGTAGAAGACAACTAAGGGTCACATGCAAGATCTCGGTTAGCTGATCTTATATCAGTTTGTCATATTCGCCAGGCTTTTGAGGATGTCCCTGTCCTTCGCGCTACCTGCCATGTCTTTCGCACAGCTCCTTTCAGACCAATCTTCGTTCTGTCTTCGTCGGATAATTGTTTCCTCGCAGTCTTTCTTTATCATCACGCTTATGTTCTTCGACTTGACCTTTGATTCCTGTAGAGACTTCGTGTTTAGGATTATCTTTATTTGGGGCGAAGTTAAGCTATGTCTTGTGTGATATTTCGCCCCTACAATAGTGATAGCTTTTCTTTCCATCAAAGAATCTTAGCAATCAAGCTATCCCTTTCATAGCCGATCTTCATGAATCTTCCTTGTAGTGTTCGCATTTGTTTGCCGTCATAAAGAAGACTCTAGTTCAAAAATGGACTACTCTATAGTCCACAACCAAATGAGTATGGGTATGTGGGCCAAAAATGCAACAACGATACCATAACCAATTAACTCAACATCTCCCCTCCTTTAAAATGCTAAGTCATATAAGCTCCCACGTCGCACGATAAGGTTAACACCCCTCTCAAGTTAAATTAGACAAAAGCTTTGAGGAAGAACAATCGTGGAGACGACAAGTGGGGACTCTATTGGTCGAGACATTAAAATATGGATTACACTCTGTTTACACCCTATATTTAACTGGCCGTTTGTAACACCGTTAGCCAAAACGTGGGTATACAATACTTATGTGTGATTTTACAACTAACTAATTATttacacttggtttacaccaaatacttaactGGACGTTACTAACGCCGTCTGATGTGGACAATACCTCCGTTAAAATGTAACCCTAAACCTAATGGAAACCATAACTTGATTTTTCCGGCCGCTGCCGATTTTTTCACACTTCCTTCTAAAATCTCCGAGCCCTATATCTCTTCTATTCACTATCTGCTTTGCTCTCTTTTGATCACGTCTCTGAGGGAAAAAATGGTTTCCCGTCTCCGCTCTCCACTTCCAGAATTCTATGTGTATAAAGCTTCAACACCATTAAATATAGAACCATTATTTGAATTTGTTACAGGAAGTTGTTTCTTAGGAAGAAGTTGTTTGTCTGCTACAATTAGTGTTAgggtttgatttagggtttgaatagagaagaaattagggttcgtaTGTATGGTTTGATTAGGATTTTGCATTGTTTGTAGATTTTTGTTTAGGCTCCAGGTTGAGTTTCGTGGATGCTAATTTAATTGTGAGATTTTGTGTGTTAGTGCAGTTTAATTTGGGGAGATGCAGGTACATGGTTTGAGCTCTAGCAAAGAGAAAAGGAAATGGTGCCTGTACAAGTCGTGCTAAACCTAGATGTCAAGCTTTTCAACTGATTGACTTTCGATGTTATTAAGGTCACATAAACTCTTATTTGGATATCACTTATTAATTTCAATTTATATGTTGACGGGTAACTACAAACCTTCCAAAGTAGAATCCCATAGCATAAACTTCTAATCGTTTTCTGTTACAGATGATCCATTGATAAACAATTTGAACCCATTTGCAGCATAATAGTGGGACTTTTATACAGTGGTAAGAACCATTATGATACTCCATGAGAGTTTGTTAAATGTATTTAAAAAAACTGTATTCTTTGTTGGAAATGCGTACTTAAATTACAATGAACCAAGACCCTAGAGAGAAAGTTCAGTCTAGGTTTGGTTTGTTTCGCTTTCAATGGATTGTTTGTTGGTAAGGGGCCTTCCAAGTGTAAAACTTCATGTCTTCATATCCATCTATTGATTGGTACTAATTCTACTGTGCACATGTTCCCTATTAAATGTTGGCATAAACTTAATGATCCAATAATGTTTGCTCGATATTGGAGTTCGTTTGTTCTCCTTCAATCCTGCAACAATTCTTTTGATTGATTTCAGAAAGATGACGGTCTAACATTGCCAGATTGATTTTGGAGAGGCGATCATGCTCCACTTGCTCGAAATACATAATATTTGGAGCTTATATTTGATTTGGATGTGCATGGATGTTTCCCTCTACGTAATGTGTATGAGTACACTACTTAGAGTTATGTGCTTTTTCGTGCTCGGCCCTCTACTTGGGTATTTGTTTTTCTGCCGAAAATAAATTCTAATTGACACCAGGTTTGTGGTGTCTGATGCCGAATCCTTTGCAAGCACAAAAGTGAAACAGTTAAGCGTTGTCATCTTTTCAAATTGATCCTTCTCATCGTTTATGTGATTGCCTATTATATCTATGCTTCAACTAGAAAAAATATCAACTGGTGCTTGAGTTTTGCTTAActttgtttggttttcaaatcgtTATGGCTAAATTATGAGAAAAAACTATTAGTTTGAGATGTGCCTTACCATTAGATGTATTCTCTATTGGAAGCATTTGTGGTATGTCCCTCGTAATGATGGACATAAATTTTGGAACTGCATAATTACAATGTCACTTATATATTAATTGACCGTGACTCTTGGTCGGACTACTATTAAGGAAAATACCAGGATACATCTAATTATTGTCATATTAGGATGAATTTAATATAAACATCTTCAATAAATCATAGAAATTGCATTGGACATCTAATTCCTTTACATGGTAACATGCATCAGTTACGTACTCAGTATTTTCTTTTTCCGTCTATGAGAGTAGCAACCTGTTTCCTATAACTTGATTCAAAATAAAGCTAGACAAAAACTTTGGCAGGTAGTTTTCACTGTAGATCAGACCCAACAAGAGGGAGTGAACCCATTACGCTAGTCTACGCTCTGGCTTGGATCTCATAAGCCGTCACATCGTCGTTTTGTGAAGATGCAACAATCACCGAAGTGATAAGAAAACTACAACCacctattttttctttttttttttttacatcttCAATACATTTGTACAAGACATAACAGTCCAGTACATGTTAATTAATCCAACTAGGACACGAGCATAATAATATGATATGAAGCTTTTGGAGTGTTGGGTCTTAGGCTCGGGGCTTGCGCAGGGTGCAATTTCAAATCATCCCAATAAAATTGTTATTTTTACAACTGTTTGGTGCATTGCCTGTACCTTCGACATCTTTTTTTCATATAATAAAAGAACATCTCATTAAAATCCTAAGTATGCATTGGGATGGGGAGAGGCGAAGTccagccacaccaaatcaaaaaaccCAAGCATGTCGCCACACCAAATCATTAAAATTCTAAGCATGcatcggggcgaggcgaagccgagccaagcATGTATTGGAACGGGGAGAGGAGAAACCACATCATACGAAAccaaaaatatgattaaaagtaaAAAAATGATGGTAAATGGTTTTCGGATgcgcccggtgcgtagcacgggcacaaaatctagtggtAAGTTATAAGCTCATCGCGGAATTGGAAGTAGCGGCCTCGGATGACGATGTATGGGGAGTAATTGGCGCCAAAGATGCTCCTCAATTCTTTATGAACGCACTTCCAGGCATGTTCGAAAAGATAGAGATTCTTGAAGGTGATGGTGGTGCTGTACCGTTCTTCTCATCGTATACCCTGTAGGTAAATAcccaaacacactatatataatACACCTTTTTCGAATTACTTGCAGAACTACGTATTTATCTTTTTAACTTCTACTATGTTTCTTTTCAAATATCAAGCTAGCATGTACTTTATAATTTATGATGGATACCAGGATCGGTGCCGCAAACAAACGAGGAAAATTTTGTGACAATGGATGACTGCAAGCGTCTTAAGGAGATACTACAGACCAAAGTAGGATATCTAGACATGCGTGTTACAATTTAAATGGAAACCTTCAAAATCCTAGAATGTATCATACAATCCATTATCGAGTACATAGCCTCTGAAGATGTTGCCGCTAAAGTTTCCAGTCTCATTACTGTTGAAGGTCTTCTTGTCATGGCCAAAATTGTGGCAAGACATGCTCTTAAACGGAAAGCTGATTCTAATATTCTATTGCTGCCTAAAATGTATAACGTTGGCACTCTATCAAGGGTAGTTGGGCTTGAGTCTGTTTTAGGCTTTTGTATATCAGTGGTGACAATGTTTGTTCATTGGGTTCTCTAGTTATATGTTGGGGCTTTTatatagaacgattttttgggaccatggtatTTTTGGGGACCacggttctatttttagtaagacatttagaagtaaatctaggtcaccccttatctagacatttatattaatacctaaacgaccctcctgattaattttgggtaatgattagtgaaatcattagtgaaatgattaagttaaagaagtagaattattgagagagtaaatttagagaagatgaagatgaaaaacatggaaaataattttttttccaattcactaagcttgagtattcaagtgatgatagctcatctgattcttcatctccatcctctcctagagtatttgttaatcgtCACAATGTTCTAGATATgagtatttcttagatggtgaatgtattcttccacaaactcaatatcaagatgaaaatgatggactttaccaaccacaaccggaggaagagtatttgggtacccaagtatgcttcaaacttagataatggtggttgaactggtccaaatattcataaaactgtaaatttttgtaAAAAATTCCTACTAGGTtcaggtagttcggttaccaagtgtgaagaacaggtaatcgaacacggagttcggttaataaatgtcaagaacatataaccgaacacagaattcggtttctttcttcaaacacgcaggtagccgaactttagtaataatatttacagaggtatgttcgattagttcgcaaacttcaacgcaactaAGTTCCCAACCGAattgcaggttaaaagtaacttagtgttagaagttcggttggttcgcaaagttcaacatattttgcgaatcaaccgaactgggcttatatatgcatatatgtaattgggcaaacgttcggttactacgaaatttatttcttggcgaattaggtagagttcggttacgaagtttcaaaggtagagttcggttacaaagaaaacttaacatttttgcgaacgaaccgaacttttggacttctcattattttcgtaaactaaagttcagtgatattattttgcgaaggaaacaaacttatggacttgtgttgttctaatacaaggagttcggtgaAAAGTCTTTTTGCTAAtcaccgaactctgagttcggttatgAAGAAATTAATTcatgataaccgaactttttgcgacgaaaccgaacgttttgcgacgtaaccgaactaaaggttcggctgagacttgttttttgcgacgtaaccgaacttttctctgaaaaaacctccattaaacctctctgcaacttccattttcaactcattttgatgattacttctcatttattcaaccaaaaacgaatcacaagtaatgggtttgtgtaaatatctttgttaatgttttaaattaagctatatatatatagaggtggtggtggttggtggtggtggtaatcggaggtggtggtggtaatcggtggttggtggtggtgataatcgaaggtggtggtggtggtaatcggcggtggtgggtggtggtggtggtggtggtggcgataatcggcggtggtggtgtaaggaggtggtggttatatatatataagtggttATAAGGTtgtttttaaattaaattaggttaagggtaggttagtcatttcaacactttaggacaccccttataactatagggaaggtggcctaataaaaccatggtcccctcaaaaaaattatggtccctaaaaaatcattctttataTAGCCTGTAATagagttttcacaaaattggttaaaaagaccaaaatcaacaattcctgggtgaaacggacagttagattttgatactatttaaatggacaaaaatgtaaaaatagacaggatgtaaccagtttcatcgtgtccattttcaaatgttttttcttatttttaatttacataggatgtatccagtttcatccttactattttttaaatttaagctaggatgaaacactattttcttttttggccattttcacccaaactattttttactcgtccatttgaaccgtgatttaaaaatatttggacaaatgacccattttccgtagagTTTTTTTACAATTTTTTCTTGTGAAAAAACATTTCTAAGCGGAATTTTACATTAAAATGTAATATTTTCTTATTTATAAAATTATCTTACCGAGCAGAAAAAAAAAGTACTCTATCAAGGGTGTGTACGCATTTTCTTTCAAGTATGGTGGAAATACATCCCAATCTACGCATTTTCTTTCAAGTATGGTGGAAATATATTCCCGAATTTCCCATGTTGGTGCTTAAATTtgaatttctgcttgcatgtaTTCGAATTTATCAGAAAAGTGAAATTTCGTCAAGGTGAAAATCTGGTTGGAATCAGTTGTTATAAGAGTTTCTGATTCTGTTGCCCATTTTTATACCCCTCATTCTTGCAAGAAAGATGCTCCAATATTCAGGGACATACATATGCTAGTATACATATATAAGAAGGAAAATCACAGCTCCTACATGCCAGATCTTAGTAGTTGTTGCCTTGTCAATCATCTGGAGTCCTTAGTTATGTGTGCACCAGACATATATGATTGCACGATGTCTTATTTCGGCCAAAGTGtaaattttggtaatttcgagagAATGAATTTTGAGACACAAGATAGATTTTAAGTCTGTAAGTATATTTTGATCTGCAAGACAGATTTTAGGCCACGTAACAATTATTGGGTCACATTGATATGTCTTAGTCGTAATACTCGAAGACAACTCTGCCATAGACACACATTCATACACTCTATTAACACCATTAGCACTAATAGATGAACAAGGTGTTCTGGCACCCCAGATCATCCGGATCGTATTAGGTCACTACAGATGGGATTAGATCAGAGTCGATCAACAACGGGACACAACAAACTTCACTCTTCCCTCCCGTAAGAATTTTCTTTTCCCGCGCTTTAACTAGACTCGTGAAACATATGCAGCACATGGTCCCTAGAGCGTTGGTCCCCATTGGAACCTGTCATGATTTGGCTGGCTAGCTAGCCCTTTGATCCCTCAGCATCCACTCATGCACACAAGTGGCTATTAGTAGTTCCGTATTGATCCACTTAACAAAATTGAGTCATGCAACAGAGAACAAACTATTTATCGACCTCTCATATACttagaattagaagaagaaaaaaaaaaactctataaaTAGGCTGGCTAATATGAGGAAATACGACAACCAATTATCTCAACATGGTGAATTACAAGCTCATTGCGGAACTGGAAGTAGCAGCCTCCGCAGACGATGTATGGGAAGTAATTGGCGCTAAAAACGCCCCAGAATTCTTTAAGAATTCTCTTCCAGGCGTGTTTGAAAAGCTAGAGGTTCTTGAAGGTGATGGCGGTGTTGGTACCGTTCTTCTGATTGAATATCCTGACGGTAATAACGATACAACATACCTCGTTGGAAAGTTACAATTCTTTTTCTATTTTCCTTTCCGAATTTCTAACTAGCCTGTACTTTATACGTGTAAAATGGATATCAGGATTATCAAACAAGGAAAGATTTGTTACAGTCGATCATCACAGGCGCCTGAAAGAGATATTACAGACCGAAGGAGGATATCTAGGAATGGGTGTTACATATTACATGGAAACTTTCAAAGTCATAGAATGTGCCAACTCATGTATCATACAATCCATAGTCGAGTATAAAGCCTCTGAAGAAGTTGCCGCTGAAGTTTCCAATCTCATTAGTGTTGAGGGTCTTCTTAATATGGCCAAAATTGTGG encodes the following:
- the LOC113307673 gene encoding S-norcoclaurine synthase 2-like, with translation MVNYKLIAELEVAASADDVWEVIGAKNAPEFFKNSLPGVFEKLEVLEGDGGVGTVLLIEYPDGLSNKERFVTVDHHRRLKEILQTEGGYLGMGVTYYMETFKVIECANSCIIQSIVEYKASEEVAAEVSNLISVEGLLNMAKIVAKHVLNKEKAPSTGAA